ACACGCACCTCCACCGTCCGCCTTTTGCACCTGCTGGTGAACTCTCAGCCCTTGACCGCTCCCAGCGTGACGCCCTCGGTAATCTGGCGGTTGAGCAGGACAAAGCCGATCAGGATGGGCACCACGGCCAGGACGAGCCCAGCAAACAGCGCGCCCCAGTCCGTTTGATACTGCATGACCATCTGCAGGTTGGCAAGCCCGAGCGGCAGTGTCTTGAGCGAATCGCGGGCCAGGATGATCAGGGCCAGCAGAAACTCGTTCCAGATCCCCACGAAGT
This region of Bacillota bacterium genomic DNA includes:
- a CDS encoding carbohydrate ABC transporter permease — protein: FVGIWNEFLLALIILARDSLKTLPLGLANLQMVMQYQTDWGALFAGLVLAVVPILIGFVLLNRQITEGVTLGAVKG